One region of Juglans regia cultivar Chandler chromosome 4, Walnut 2.0, whole genome shotgun sequence genomic DNA includes:
- the LOC109013492 gene encoding myosin-binding protein 7-like, with protein sequence MDLEASSSSRDFLKCCNCGCSCSLISSSSGTWLRSVKRKYDEFEERNRFSIPGFDFFSNARIQIENECALLREMVSSQQEAIQDLHTELEEERNASSSATNEAMSMILRLQREKAEIQMEARQFKRFAEEKMAHDQQELMALEDLLYKREQVIHSLTCEVQAYKHRMMSYGLTEAEVEGERSGLSHYSSMVEFDTQIELPMYDYPPLKCRLHETQAPLEDENDGDDVEKYAFGETPCAKDQLKNLENRVFQMERSPSNSRLDGDFSGSKNILEKVVVGHSPRRSRDSSRFYNEPSSFMGVVKETGPDISTEYPRPSSSFINTEDVSQVEDDTNLRKFDNASEMADDMSDRVYTIDSVHNGVPNGGFTNPKAGVGISEEYVTTPMSLNRADHADPDIKKLYLRLQALEADRESMRQAIISMRTDKAQMVLLKEIAQHLCKEMSPERQMTIKKPSLLGSFSFISVFKWIASFIFWKKRSRQSKYMCGLSTSTMGLLMLLDKGPRVRPWRCLTSTQV encoded by the coding sequence ATGGATTTGGAAGCATCTTCTTCGTCAAGGGATTTTTTGAAATGCTGTAATTGTGGGTGTAGCTGTTCCTTGATCAGTAGCTCTTCAGGTACTTGGCTTCGGTCTGTAAAACGAAAGTATGATGAGTTTGAGGAGCGTAACCGATTCTCCATACCAGGGTTCGATTTCTTCTCAAATGCTAGGATTCAGATTGAGAACGAATGTGCTCTGCTCCGTGAGATGGTTAGTAGTCAACAGGAAGCAATTCAGGATTTGCATACtgaattggaggaagagagaaatgCCTCTTCATCAGCTACAAATGAGGCCATGTCGATGATATTGAGGTTGCAAAGGGAGAAGGCGGAGATCCAAATGGAGGCCCGACAATTCAAGCGTTTTGCAGAGGAGAAGATGGCACATGACCAACAGGAGCTTATGGCTTTGGAAGATTTGTTATATAAGAGAGAGCAGGTCATTCATTCGCTTACTTGTGAAGTGCAGGCTTATAAGCATAGGATGATGAGTTATGGGCTCACAGAGGCTGAGGTGGAGGGTGAGAGAAGTGGGCTTAGCCATTACTCTAGCATGGTGGAGTTTGATACGCAAATCGAACTCCCCATGTATGACTACCCACCTTTGAAATGTAGATTACACGAGACCCAAGCTCCTTTGGAGGatgaaaatgatggagatgatgTTGAGAAATATGCATTTGGTGAGACCCCTTGTGCTAAAGACCAGCTGAAAAACTTGGAAAATAGAGTCTTCCAGATGGAGAGAAGTCCCAGCAACAGTCGGCTGGATGGGGATTTCTCTGGTTCAAAGAACATTCTAGAAAAGGTGGTAGTTGGTCACTCTCCCAGGCGGTCAAGAGACTCCAGTAGATTTTACAACGAACCAAGTTCGTTCATGGGGGTGGTCAAAGAAACTGGTCCAGATATTTCCACAGAATATCCGAGGCCCAGTAGCAGTTTCATTAATACAGAGGATGTCTCACAGGTAGAGGACGACActaatttgagaaagtttgatAATGCATCTGAAATGGCAGATGACATGAGTGACAGAGTTTATACCATTGACTCTGTCCATAATGGAGTACCGAATGGTGGTTTTACCAATCCCAAAGCTGGAGTTGGTATTTCTGAAGAATATGTAACCACTCCAATGTCACTGAATCGGGCTGATCATGCGGATCCAGACATTAAGAAGCTCTATTTGAGGCTTCAGGCACTTGAGGCAGACAGGGAATCAATGAGGCAGGCAATCATTTCCATGCGTACTGATAAAGCTCAAATGGTACTACTGAAGGAAATAGCTCAACATTTGTGCAAGGAAATGTCACCAGAAAGGCAAATGACTATAAAGAAGCCATCTCTTCTAGGAAGCTTTTCATTTATATCGGTTTTTAAG
- the LOC109013491 gene encoding cell division cycle 20.2, cofactor of APC complex-like yields the protein MDAGSVGSSYKCSSRCPLQEQFLQRKNNRENLDRFIPNRAAMDFDYAHYMLTEARKGKENPAVSSPSRDAYRKKLAETFNMNRTRILAFKNKPPTTIDPIPQELLSSYNPQTKITKPRRHIRQSCERTLDAPDIVDDFYLNLLDWGSSNVLAIALENTVYLWDASNGSTSELVSIDDESGPVTSVSWAPDGRHIAIGLNNSHVQLWDSTANKQLRTLRGGHRQRVGSLAWNNHILTTGGMDGKIINNDVRVRSHIVETYRGHQQEVCGLKWSASGQQLASGGNDNLLYVWDRSVASSNAPTQWLHRLEEHSAAVKALAWCPFQGNLLASGGGGGDHSIKFWNTHTGACLNSVSTGSQVCALLWNKNERELLSSHGFSQNQLILWKYPSMVKMAELTGHTSRVLYMAQSPDGCAVASAAGDETLRFWNVFGTPEVAKPAPKATNPEPFANVNRIR from the exons ATGGATGCAGGATCTGTGGGTTCCTCTTACAAGTGCTCGTCTCGGTGCCCCCTTCAAGAACAATTCCTTCAGAGAAAGAATAATCGTGAAAAT TTGGATAGGTTCATTCCCAATCGCGCAGCTATGGACTTCGATTACGCCCATTACATGCTCACCGAGGCGAGGAAAGGCAAAGAGAACCCGGCTGTGAGCTCTCCCTCCAGAGACGCCTACCGGAAGAAACTTGCGGAGACCTTCAACATGAACCGAACTCGGATCTTGGCTTTCAAGAACAAGCCCCCAACAACAATCGACCCGATACCACAGGAGTTGCTTTCGTCGTACAATCCTCAGACCAAAATTACCAAGCCCCGGCGACACATTCGTCAG AGTTGCGAGAGGACATTGGATGCTCCTGATATTGTGGATGATTTCTACTTAAATTTACTAGACTGGGGTAGCAGCAACGTCCTCGCCATTGCTCTCGAAAACACAGTGTACCTCTGGGATGCCTCAAATGGCTCTACCTCAGAACTCGTTTCAATTGACGACGAAAGTGGTCCCGTTACGAGCGTCAGTTGGGCTCCTGATGGCCGGCACATCGCCATTGGCTTAAACAATTCCCATGTCCAGCTTTGGGATTCTACTGCTAATAAACAG TTGAGGACATTGAGAGGCGGTCACAGGCAAAGAGTCGGTTCACTGGCCTGGAACAATCACATCCTAACAACAGGAGGAATGGATGGTAAAATAATCAACAATGATGTGAGGGTGAGATCCCACATCGTTGAGACCTACAGGGGACACCAACAGGAGGTCTGTGGATTAAAATGGTCTGCCTCGGGCCAGCAATTGGCGAGTGGAGGAAACGACAATCTTCTCTATGTATGGGACAGATCTGTGGCCTCTTCCAATGCACCAACACAGTGGCTTCACAGGCTTGAGGAGCACTCAGCTGCTGTCAAGGCCCTGGCTTGGTGTCCATTCCAGGGTAATTTGCTAGCCTCTGGCGGTGGTGGGGGTGACCATTCGATTAAGTTCTGGAACACCCACACAGGCGCGTGCTTGAACTCGGTTAGCACAGGTTCGCAGGTTTGTGCTCTGCTATGGAACAAGAATGAGCGTGAATTGCTTAGCTCTCATGGCTTTTCCCAGAATCAGCTCATTCTTTGGAAATATCCTTCAATGGTGAAGATGGCGGAGCTCACTGGACATACCTCCAGAGTTCTTTATATGGCACAG AGCCCGGATGGGTGCGCAGTGGCATCTGCAGCAGGAGACGAAACACTGAGATTTTGGAATGTGTTTGGGACCCCAGAAGTGGCTAAACCTGCACCTAAGGCGACAAACCCAGAGCCATTTGCTAACGTGAACCGTATCCGTTGA